One Paenibacillus riograndensis SBR5 DNA segment encodes these proteins:
- a CDS encoding Na(+)/H(+) antiporter subunit C yields the protein MEWMMALAVGILFTVGVYLILSKTLLRIVLGTSLLTHGVHLLLLTMAGLKKGAAPVLGGKADAYADPLPQALILTSIVISFGVTAFFFVLAYRAYQAHGTDEMDNVREEEQ from the coding sequence ATGGAATGGATGATGGCACTGGCGGTTGGCATTTTATTTACGGTCGGCGTGTATCTGATTTTGTCCAAAACCCTGCTGCGGATTGTACTCGGTACTTCCCTGCTTACGCATGGCGTCCATCTGCTTCTCCTGACTATGGCCGGACTAAAAAAAGGGGCAGCTCCCGTATTAGGCGGCAAGGCGGATGCCTACGCAGACCCGCTGCCGCAGGCGCTGATTCTGACGTCCATCGTGATCAGCTTCGGGGTTACGGCGTTCTTCTTCGTGCTGGCCTACCGTGCGTACCAGGCTCACGGGACCGATGAAATGGATAACGTCCGGGAGGAGGAGCAATGA
- a CDS encoding NAD(P)-dependent malic enzyme, with amino-acid sequence MLLHKGGKLETTLKNPIRTKEDLSKVYTPGVAEVCQAIAQDQAQAYELTTKKNTVAVVSDGTAVLGLGDIGPRAAMPVMEGKAALFKQFANVDAVPICLDTKGTEEIIAIVKALAPTFGGINLEDISSPRCFEIEKRLRKELDIPVFHDDQHGTAIVVLAGLLNALKVCGKNIKDVKIVVNGIGAAGISVSKMLLHAGAVNLIGVDREGALNRQVAYSRTHWNEYARMTNPCLETGQLSDVIKGADVFIGVSAPDVLKLEDVLNMAKDPIVFAMANPTPEIDPAIAAPHVRVMATGRSDYPNQINNVLCFPGIFRGALDCEATDINDEMKLAAAQAISSVIDAADLHETYIIPDAFDPRVVERIRVAVAEAAFNSGAARKKLLIGANT; translated from the coding sequence ATGCTGCTCCACAAAGGCGGGAAGCTTGAAACAACATTAAAAAATCCGATCCGGACAAAAGAAGACTTGTCCAAGGTATATACACCGGGTGTTGCGGAGGTCTGTCAGGCGATCGCTCAGGATCAGGCGCAGGCCTATGAACTAACAACGAAGAAAAACACCGTAGCCGTGGTATCCGATGGAACTGCAGTACTGGGTCTGGGAGATATCGGCCCGAGAGCCGCCATGCCGGTGATGGAAGGCAAAGCTGCGCTGTTCAAACAGTTCGCCAATGTCGACGCTGTGCCCATCTGCCTCGACACGAAGGGTACGGAAGAGATTATTGCGATTGTAAAAGCACTCGCCCCTACATTCGGAGGCATTAATCTCGAGGATATTTCCTCTCCGCGGTGTTTTGAGATTGAGAAAAGGCTCCGGAAGGAGCTGGACATTCCGGTATTCCATGATGACCAGCACGGGACGGCCATCGTTGTGCTTGCCGGGCTGCTGAACGCCCTGAAGGTATGCGGCAAAAACATCAAGGATGTTAAAATCGTGGTCAACGGTATCGGTGCAGCAGGCATCTCCGTTTCCAAAATGCTGCTCCATGCAGGGGCTGTGAACCTGATCGGTGTGGATCGGGAAGGTGCCCTCAACCGGCAGGTTGCCTACAGCCGGACACACTGGAACGAATATGCCCGGATGACGAATCCCTGCCTGGAAACGGGCCAGCTGTCGGATGTGATCAAGGGTGCCGATGTATTTATCGGGGTTTCCGCTCCGGATGTGCTGAAGCTGGAGGATGTGCTGAACATGGCCAAGGACCCCATCGTGTTCGCCATGGCGAATCCGACACCGGAAATCGATCCTGCCATCGCTGCGCCTCATGTAAGAGTCATGGCGACAGGCCGTTCAGATTACCCGAATCAGATTAACAATGTGCTGTGCTTTCCCGGTATTTTCAGAGGGGCGCTGGATTGTGAAGCCACCGACATCAACGATGAAATGAAGCTGGCAGCAGCGCAAGCAATTTCCTCGGTCATTGATGCTGCGGATCTTCATGAGACGTATATCATTCCGGATGCCTTTGATCCGCGCGTGGTGGAACGAATCCGCGTTGCCGTTGCCGAAGCGGCGTTCAATAGCGGTGCTGCCCGTAAAAAGCTGCTGATCGGGGCGAATACATAA
- a CDS encoding glycerol dehydrogenase, producing MRKVFISPTKYIQGEDELLNLGYFVKTFGDSALLIAHPDDVQRVKAKLDATSSKFGITLITGNFQGECSRQEVARLQALAREHACACTIGLGGGKAIDTAKCVAEGDALIIVPTIAATDAPTSHSAVLYTPEGAFDDYAYFKQSPSVVMIDTTIIAEAPTRFLVSGMGDALSTYFEARATARSFSNVNAGLPCGVREGVSQEAKGTKAALALARVCYETLLEDGVKAKLACDQNVVTPALENIIETNILLSGLGFESSGLAAAHAIHNGLTVLEGSHHYYHGEKVAFSTLAQLVLENADSREIQEVLAFCASVGLPVCLADIGVHSITREELLEVARKACIPEESIHSMPFPVTPEAVAAAITVADQLGHAFKKGKV from the coding sequence ATGAGAAAAGTGTTCATCAGCCCGACCAAATATATTCAGGGGGAAGACGAGCTGCTTAACCTGGGGTATTTTGTGAAGACCTTCGGAGACTCCGCCCTGCTGATTGCCCACCCCGATGATGTGCAGCGGGTCAAGGCCAAGCTGGATGCCACCAGCAGCAAGTTCGGTATTACCCTGATTACGGGAAATTTCCAGGGAGAATGCTCCCGCCAGGAAGTGGCCAGGCTGCAGGCCTTGGCCCGTGAACATGCTTGTGCCTGTACGATTGGCCTCGGGGGAGGCAAAGCCATCGACACGGCAAAATGCGTAGCCGAAGGCGATGCCTTGATCATCGTTCCCACTATTGCGGCAACGGACGCTCCTACCAGCCATTCTGCGGTCCTCTATACACCGGAAGGCGCTTTTGACGACTATGCTTATTTCAAGCAAAGCCCCTCCGTGGTCATGATCGATACAACCATCATCGCTGAAGCCCCTACCCGATTCCTGGTGTCCGGCATGGGGGACGCTTTGTCCACCTATTTTGAAGCCCGGGCCACTGCGCGATCCTTCTCCAATGTCAATGCCGGGCTTCCCTGCGGTGTGCGCGAAGGCGTGAGCCAAGAAGCCAAAGGAACCAAGGCCGCGCTTGCGCTGGCCCGCGTATGCTACGAAACCCTGCTAGAGGATGGCGTCAAGGCCAAGCTGGCCTGCGATCAGAATGTTGTGACCCCGGCACTGGAAAACATTATCGAAACCAACATCCTGCTGTCCGGCCTCGGTTTTGAGAGCAGCGGACTTGCCGCAGCCCATGCCATCCACAACGGACTGACGGTTCTGGAAGGCAGCCATCATTATTACCATGGCGAGAAAGTGGCCTTCAGTACCTTGGCCCAGCTGGTGCTGGAGAATGCGGACAGCCGTGAAATCCAGGAAGTGCTTGCTTTCTGCGCTTCCGTAGGCCTTCCTGTGTGCCTGGCTGATATCGGCGTCCACTCGATCACCAGGGAAGAGCTGCTGGAAGTGGCCCGCAAAGCCTGCATTCCGGAGGAATCAATCCACTCGATGCCGTTCCCGGTGACACCGGAAGCAGTCGCCGCAGCGATTACCGTTGCCGACCAGTTGGGTCATGCCTTCAAGAAAGGCAAGGTGTAA
- a CDS encoding IS110 family RNA-guided transposase has translation MDAIRERCAGLDIHQETVVVCLLSGPLEKKPKSVIETFGTTTRELLRLQEWLEQQGCTEIAMESTGVFWKPVWNILESTCTITLANPQRIRNMPGKKTDVKDAEWIAKLHRCGLIEGSFVPDEPIRDLRDLTRYLRKLKQNATQEKNRIHKILQDANIKLTTYVSDLFGVSGRALLDSIVNGEVLEVHEVRKLVHTRLKMKVPSLVEAMNGRLRLHHRKMIRRHWDHLQYLESEMQTLEAEIEELVQPYRKEIELLDTIPGVSTDAAASIVAELGTDVSPFPSEAHLASWVGVCPANHESAGKKKVKRTNAGTEV, from the coding sequence ATGGATGCCATTCGTGAACGCTGTGCCGGGTTGGATATTCATCAGGAGACGGTGGTGGTTTGTCTACTGAGTGGCCCCCTGGAGAAGAAACCCAAGTCCGTGATCGAGACGTTTGGAACCACGACCCGCGAGCTTTTGAGATTACAGGAGTGGCTGGAGCAGCAGGGATGTACCGAGATTGCCATGGAAAGTACAGGGGTCTTTTGGAAACCCGTGTGGAACATTCTAGAAAGCACCTGTACGATCACGCTGGCCAACCCGCAACGCATCCGCAATATGCCCGGGAAGAAGACCGACGTCAAGGATGCCGAGTGGATCGCCAAGCTCCACCGCTGCGGCTTGATTGAGGGAAGCTTTGTCCCGGACGAGCCCATCCGCGATTTGCGTGACCTTACCCGGTATCTGCGCAAGCTTAAGCAAAACGCGACGCAAGAAAAGAACCGGATTCACAAAATTCTACAAGATGCCAACATTAAACTGACCACGTATGTCTCCGATCTTTTTGGCGTTTCCGGTCGTGCGCTACTGGACTCGATTGTGAATGGCGAAGTGCTGGAGGTGCATGAGGTCCGCAAGCTGGTGCATACCCGGCTGAAGATGAAGGTGCCTTCACTGGTCGAAGCGATGAACGGCCGACTACGTCTGCATCACCGGAAGATGATCCGGCGTCATTGGGATCATTTGCAGTATCTGGAGAGTGAAATGCAGACGTTGGAAGCTGAAATTGAGGAACTGGTGCAACCATACAGGAAGGAAATTGAACTGCTGGATACCATTCCAGGCGTGAGCACGGATGCCGCGGCGAGCATCGTGGCGGAACTGGGTACCGACGTGTCTCCTTTTCCAAGTGAAGCTCATCTGGCCTCTTGGGTCGGGGTGTGTCCAGCCAACCATGAGAGCGCCGGTAAAAAAAAAGTAAAAAGAACCAACGCGGGAACCGAGGTCTGA
- a CDS encoding MarR family winged helix-turn-helix transcriptional regulator, whose product MPNYNALSLISKIRSEAHKMIVSELEKRGIGDIVPSHGDVLGLLFQQDGLSIKELANKVHLTQPTVTVLVNKLERLGYVDRIKRGEDSRVTFIKLTDKSLALKPAFQEISDKLNEAIYGGLNPGQREDLEFLLEHIYRRF is encoded by the coding sequence ATGCCTAACTATAATGCATTGTCGCTCATCAGCAAGATCCGCTCAGAGGCACACAAGATGATTGTGTCAGAGCTTGAGAAACGGGGCATCGGGGATATCGTCCCTTCGCATGGAGATGTGCTGGGTCTGCTGTTTCAGCAGGATGGCTTGTCTATTAAGGAGCTTGCGAACAAAGTTCACCTCACACAGCCTACAGTAACTGTTCTTGTTAACAAATTGGAACGGCTGGGCTATGTGGACAGAATAAAAAGAGGGGAGGATAGCAGAGTTACTTTTATTAAGCTTACGGATAAGAGCCTGGCGCTGAAGCCAGCCTTCCAGGAAATATCGGATAAGCTGAATGAAGCCATATATGGAGGCCTAAATCCCGGACAGCGGGAGGACCTTGAGTTTCTATTGGAACATATATATAGAAGATTCTAA
- a CDS encoding PocR ligand-binding domain-containing protein, translated as MMLSKYDLKSIIDLEKWQALQDSLSLVTQMAIITVDYKGVPVTRHSRCQAFCQAVRQDAELSSYCQKCDARGGLEAVRLNEPYVYLCHFSILDIAIPITVDNQYVGAVMAGQVRLADNDGSRLEQIVTRPATPESAGTFAALRQEYEQLPVMPYAQVVTIAEMLSHLCNYIVEEASRKNEIMDLYRQALAASPVDILPHKTLADSSCPAPQAVQQELSDSASLIESGNNAAVIPDLSVVTCTNPTLQPAFDFIYSNKHENFSLEAMARLCHISPSYFSRLFVRESGENFSAYVSRLKIGQAKQLLETTGLSVNEISDHLSFCDAGYFIKIFKKYEQRTPAAYRSFIKGEQG; from the coding sequence ATGATGTTATCCAAATATGATCTGAAGTCGATTATTGATCTTGAGAAATGGCAGGCTTTGCAGGATTCACTGTCCCTCGTCACACAAATGGCGATCATTACCGTCGATTACAAAGGAGTTCCGGTTACCCGGCACAGCCGCTGCCAAGCCTTCTGCCAGGCGGTACGCCAGGATGCCGAGCTGTCCTCCTACTGCCAGAAATGTGATGCGCGCGGCGGACTGGAGGCGGTCCGGCTGAATGAACCTTATGTGTATTTATGCCACTTCAGCATTCTGGATATAGCTATACCCATTACGGTGGACAATCAATATGTCGGAGCTGTGATGGCAGGGCAGGTCCGGCTTGCGGACAATGACGGATCACGGCTGGAGCAGATTGTAACCCGCCCGGCAACACCGGAGAGCGCCGGGACATTCGCAGCATTAAGGCAGGAGTATGAGCAGCTGCCCGTTATGCCGTATGCTCAAGTGGTCACCATCGCCGAAATGCTGTCCCATCTGTGCAATTATATCGTTGAAGAAGCAAGCCGGAAAAATGAAATTATGGATTTGTACCGGCAGGCCCTCGCTGCATCACCCGTAGATATACTGCCCCACAAAACGCTGGCAGATTCGTCCTGTCCTGCACCTCAAGCGGTGCAGCAAGAGCTGTCCGATTCCGCTTCACTCATAGAAAGCGGGAACAATGCAGCGGTCATTCCAGACCTATCCGTTGTCACCTGTACAAACCCAACGCTTCAGCCGGCCTTCGATTTTATCTACAGCAACAAGCATGAGAATTTCTCTCTTGAGGCGATGGCCCGGCTCTGTCACATCAGCCCCAGTTATTTCAGCCGGTTGTTCGTGCGGGAGAGCGGAGAGAACTTCTCGGCTTATGTCTCTCGGCTCAAAATCGGACAGGCCAAGCAGCTGCTGGAAACGACCGGGCTGTCGGTTAATGAGATCAGCGATCATCTGAGTTTTTGCGATGCCGGCTATTTTATCAAAATTTTCAAAAAATACGAACAGCGCACCCCTGCAGCCTACCGCTCATTTATCAAAGGTGAGCAGGGCTAA
- a CDS encoding NAD(P)H-dependent oxidoreductase produces the protein MKHLVVYAHPNAESFNHAIMETTVQALKKKGHEVVVRDLYALDFQPVLKPEDTAAMRSGQTPADIVTEQKFIAEADVVTFIYPIWWTGLPAILKGYVDRVFSYGFAYAYGETGVDKLLTGKKGFIINTHGTPKEIYDQIGMTAGLKITSDSGIFGFTGIEMVEHLLFGSIPSAGQAALDEILVQVEETVTSLF, from the coding sequence ATGAAACATCTAGTCGTGTATGCCCATCCCAATGCAGAGAGCTTTAATCATGCCATTATGGAGACAACTGTCCAGGCATTGAAGAAGAAGGGCCATGAAGTCGTTGTACGGGATTTGTACGCTCTTGATTTCCAGCCTGTGCTCAAGCCCGAGGATACTGCAGCAATGCGCAGCGGACAGACGCCCGCGGATATTGTTACAGAACAGAAATTTATTGCTGAAGCGGATGTCGTGACTTTTATTTACCCGATCTGGTGGACAGGGCTGCCAGCCATTCTCAAAGGTTACGTGGACCGGGTATTTTCTTACGGTTTCGCATATGCTTATGGGGAAACTGGGGTAGATAAGCTGCTTACAGGCAAAAAAGGATTTATTATCAATACACACGGCACACCAAAAGAGATCTATGATCAAATCGGAATGACCGCAGGGCTCAAAATTACATCGGATAGCGGGATTTTCGGCTTTACGGGCATTGAAATGGTGGAGCATTTGCTGTTTGGCAGCATCCCTTCAGCCGGACAGGCCGCTCTGGATGAAATTCTGGTCCAGGTTGAGGAAACCGTAACCTCGTTATTCTAA
- the dhaK gene encoding dihydroxyacetone kinase subunit DhaK — MKKIINQPETLVREMGSGMVMAHPELAFDRKYKIIAKKALNGDKVTLISGGGSGHEPAHAGFVGQGMLDAAVCGDVFASPSQIQVYQALRSTAGSKGALLIIKNYSGDMMNFQNAAQLAREDGIAVDYVKVEDDIAVEDSLYTVGRRGVAGTLFVHKVAGAAAEAGLSLEEVKRAAQHAADRVRSIGFAFTSCTVPAKGTPTFQLAEDEMEYGVGIHGEPGIRREKVVSAGELAGRMTSALLNSLQLGGAAGQEVAVLVNGFGATPLQELYVLNHAVMRELSERGITVRRTLVGNYMTSIDMAGASVTLLKLDDELNQWLAAPCDTPALRITGPLEPILYADPLERQAESGEVSYTNETDPAHAVIRDERLSTANIIYLVDQMSEVIITNEVPFCELDAHAGDGDFGMSVAKGFKQLKSEWHDLLQNHATDTGSFLQACSLIIMEHCGGASGPIWGSAFRAAGKSAGNKTSLFIQEVADMLSAAVKGIQDTGERSFGRGAVVGDKTLIDALVPCAEAWQSSAAQKDTLHTAFTKAAQAAVQGAKSTEGIVARMGRAGAVGERSIGYPDAGAYALGVIFTALAEAVR, encoded by the coding sequence ATGAAAAAGATAATCAATCAGCCGGAAACCTTAGTCCGCGAAATGGGCAGCGGCATGGTGATGGCCCATCCGGAGCTGGCTTTTGACCGCAAATACAAGATCATCGCCAAAAAAGCGCTCAACGGGGACAAGGTCACCCTGATCAGCGGCGGCGGCAGCGGACATGAGCCCGCCCATGCAGGCTTTGTGGGCCAGGGCATGCTGGATGCCGCGGTGTGCGGGGATGTCTTCGCCTCCCCTTCCCAGATCCAGGTATACCAGGCCCTCCGCAGCACTGCGGGCAGCAAGGGCGCCCTGCTGATCATCAAAAATTACAGCGGCGATATGATGAACTTCCAGAACGCGGCGCAGCTTGCCCGGGAAGACGGCATTGCCGTCGACTACGTGAAGGTAGAGGACGATATCGCGGTAGAAGACAGCCTGTATACTGTCGGCAGACGCGGTGTGGCCGGAACCCTGTTCGTGCACAAGGTCGCCGGGGCCGCAGCAGAGGCCGGCCTGTCCCTGGAAGAAGTGAAACGCGCAGCCCAGCATGCGGCCGACCGGGTGCGCAGCATCGGCTTTGCTTTTACCTCCTGTACGGTTCCGGCCAAAGGCACCCCCACCTTCCAGCTTGCGGAGGATGAAATGGAATATGGCGTCGGCATCCACGGGGAGCCGGGTATCCGCAGAGAAAAGGTGGTCAGTGCCGGCGAGCTTGCCGGACGCATGACATCCGCTCTGCTGAACAGTCTCCAGCTTGGCGGGGCAGCGGGCCAGGAGGTGGCCGTGCTCGTCAACGGCTTCGGGGCAACGCCGCTGCAGGAATTGTACGTTCTGAACCACGCTGTTATGCGGGAGCTGTCGGAACGCGGCATAACGGTCCGCCGCACGCTCGTAGGCAACTATATGACCAGCATCGATATGGCCGGAGCCTCCGTAACTCTCCTGAAGCTTGACGATGAGCTGAACCAATGGCTGGCCGCCCCGTGTGATACACCGGCCCTGAGAATTACAGGACCTCTCGAACCTATTCTTTATGCCGATCCTTTGGAACGGCAGGCGGAGTCCGGCGAGGTTAGCTATACCAACGAAACTGACCCCGCCCATGCGGTGATCCGGGACGAACGCCTGTCGACAGCCAACATCATCTATCTCGTTGACCAGATGAGTGAAGTGATTATCACGAACGAGGTGCCGTTCTGCGAGCTGGACGCCCATGCCGGAGACGGGGATTTCGGCATGAGTGTGGCTAAAGGCTTCAAGCAGCTCAAGAGCGAGTGGCATGATCTGCTTCAGAATCACGCCACGGACACCGGCAGCTTCCTGCAGGCCTGCTCGCTGATTATTATGGAGCACTGCGGCGGCGCATCGGGCCCGATCTGGGGCTCCGCGTTCCGGGCAGCAGGCAAATCCGCAGGAAATAAGACTTCCCTATTCATTCAGGAAGTCGCTGACATGCTGTCCGCCGCCGTCAAAGGGATTCAAGATACCGGCGAGCGTTCCTTCGGCCGGGGAGCCGTTGTCGGCGACAAGACGCTGATTGACGCCCTCGTTCCCTGCGCCGAAGCGTGGCAGAGCAGTGCAGCGCAGAAAGACACGCTGCATACGGCATTCACCAAGGCCGCCCAAGCCGCCGTTCAAGGTGCCAAAAGCACGGAGGGCATCGTCGCCCGGATGGGCCGGGCGGGAGCCGTCGGCGAACGCAGCATCGGCTACCCGGATGCCGGAGCCTACGCGCTCGGCGTCATCTTCACGGCACTGGCGGAAGCTGTTCGGTAA
- a CDS encoding Na+/H+ antiporter subunit A: MMTDLKEGECEAVLHAAILIPFLLAVLIPLVKRIPRLHAGWAVLPAPMALFVYFLLQIRSVQSGENTVATVAWMPSLGIDITLVLDGLSLLFALLITGMGALVVLYSIYYLEKRMESIHNFYMYLLMFMGAMLGVTLSDNLMVLYGFWELTSITSFLLIAFWHRRERSRYGALKSMLITVFGGLAMFAGFNLLYVMSGTYSIREITLQAGGLSLEPVFIPAMLLILLGAFTKSAQFPFHIWLPDAMEAPTPVSAYLHSATMVKAGLYLVARLTPVFAGQSEWFWLVSVCGLVTLLYGSFKAIKQTDLKAMLAFSTVSQLGLIMCLLGLGSAAAFFSGTEESVFYAMATAAAVFHLINHAVFKGTLFMVVGIVDHETNTRDLRKLGGLMSLMPVTFSVALIGALSMAGLPPFSGFLSKEMFFTAVLDIRELHVWSTQFWLLLFPVLAWIASVFTFVYSMILVFRTFTGKLQPEKLDKVPHEAPPGLLFSPVLLVSLAVIFAFFPDLLSSSLIEPAVASIQYGLLPPEENLHVPIHFWHGWTPEIFMTLGVIATGTLLYRGYNKLRILDRKQNGQDYLNRIYDMGIRALESGSARFTNLYMTGSNRHYLLYIFGFFIIALGSTLLGAQGITLGMADYAPVSIYEAAVVAVMLAAAFAVPFAKSRVNAILFTGAAGYMVTLLFVIFRAPDLALTQMIVETVSVILFLLCFRYLPKLKREKEKEKASFKWTNLIIAAGAGLTMTLIALAAMGSSPFAPVADFFLKESYSLAGGKNVVNVILVDFRGFDTLFEIMVLGIASLGIYALVHLRIEPGTVRPAAKNKPAAYLFPLRSNDVILRTMSKMIVVIILTFSLYLFFAGHNHPGGGFIGALMTSSGLILMAISLGMDTVRKFLPVNYRILTAVGLLTAILTAAGSFAFGAPFLSHSFGHFDLPLLGDTELATAVLFDLGVYLAVIGVTMNIIFSIGGDE; the protein is encoded by the coding sequence ATGATGACTGATTTGAAAGAGGGGGAGTGCGAAGCTGTGCTGCATGCTGCAATCTTAATACCATTTCTGCTGGCTGTTCTGATCCCGCTCGTCAAGCGTATTCCGCGTCTTCACGCTGGGTGGGCGGTGCTGCCTGCTCCTATGGCTCTTTTTGTGTATTTCCTGCTGCAGATCCGGTCCGTTCAATCCGGGGAAAATACTGTGGCCACGGTAGCGTGGATGCCTTCGCTGGGGATTGATATTACCCTGGTGCTGGATGGGCTGAGCCTGCTGTTCGCCCTGCTGATTACAGGGATGGGAGCTTTGGTAGTTTTATATTCGATTTATTATCTGGAAAAGCGGATGGAATCCATCCATAACTTCTACATGTATCTGCTTATGTTCATGGGAGCCATGCTGGGAGTCACGCTGTCTGACAACTTAATGGTGCTCTACGGGTTCTGGGAACTGACCAGTATTACGTCCTTCCTGCTGATTGCCTTCTGGCACCGCCGGGAGAGATCGCGCTACGGAGCGCTCAAGTCGATGCTGATCACCGTGTTTGGCGGACTGGCGATGTTTGCCGGGTTCAACCTGCTGTATGTGATGAGCGGAACCTACAGTATCAGGGAGATTACCCTGCAAGCCGGCGGGCTGTCCCTGGAACCGGTGTTCATTCCGGCTATGCTGCTGATTCTGCTGGGAGCGTTCACCAAATCCGCGCAATTTCCGTTTCACATCTGGCTTCCCGATGCCATGGAGGCACCGACTCCGGTCAGCGCCTATCTTCATTCAGCGACGATGGTCAAGGCGGGGCTGTATCTGGTGGCACGGCTGACGCCCGTTTTCGCCGGACAGTCCGAATGGTTCTGGCTGGTCTCCGTGTGCGGACTGGTCACACTGCTATATGGCTCGTTCAAAGCCATTAAGCAAACCGATCTGAAGGCGATGCTCGCCTTTTCTACAGTTAGCCAGCTGGGTTTGATCATGTGCCTGCTGGGACTGGGCTCGGCGGCGGCCTTCTTTTCAGGCACAGAAGAGTCTGTATTCTATGCTATGGCTACTGCGGCGGCTGTCTTTCATCTGATCAACCATGCGGTGTTCAAGGGAACCCTGTTTATGGTAGTTGGCATTGTAGACCACGAGACGAATACGAGGGATCTGCGCAAGCTGGGCGGATTAATGTCCCTGATGCCGGTTACCTTCTCCGTGGCGCTCATCGGCGCCTTGTCCATGGCCGGGCTTCCGCCGTTCAGCGGCTTCCTCAGCAAAGAGATGTTTTTTACCGCTGTGCTTGATATCCGGGAGCTGCATGTATGGAGTACACAGTTCTGGCTGCTGTTGTTTCCGGTTCTTGCCTGGATAGCAAGCGTATTTACCTTTGTATACAGCATGATCCTGGTCTTCCGGACGTTCACCGGCAAGCTGCAGCCGGAGAAGCTGGACAAAGTGCCGCATGAAGCGCCGCCGGGGCTATTATTTTCCCCAGTGCTGCTAGTTTCCCTGGCGGTGATCTTCGCCTTTTTCCCGGACCTCTTAAGCTCCTCCTTAATTGAGCCGGCAGTAGCTTCGATTCAATACGGGCTGCTGCCGCCGGAGGAAAACCTTCATGTTCCGATCCATTTCTGGCATGGCTGGACTCCGGAAATCTTCATGACCCTTGGGGTGATCGCTACCGGAACGCTTCTATACAGAGGCTATAACAAACTGCGGATACTGGACCGTAAGCAGAACGGGCAGGATTACCTTAACCGCATATATGATATGGGCATTCGCGCACTGGAAAGCGGATCAGCACGCTTCACCAACCTCTATATGACCGGCAGCAACCGGCATTATCTGCTGTACATTTTCGGGTTCTTCATCATTGCCCTGGGGAGTACGCTGCTTGGAGCGCAGGGGATAACCCTGGGCATGGCGGACTACGCTCCGGTATCGATATACGAAGCGGCTGTGGTTGCGGTCATGCTGGCAGCAGCCTTTGCCGTGCCTTTTGCCAAGTCGAGAGTAAATGCCATTCTGTTCACAGGTGCGGCCGGATACATGGTGACCCTGCTGTTTGTGATCTTCCGTGCGCCAGACCTTGCCTTGACGCAGATGATTGTGGAGACGGTGTCGGTGATTCTGTTCCTGCTGTGTTTCAGATATTTGCCGAAGCTGAAGCGGGAGAAGGAGAAAGAGAAAGCATCCTTTAAATGGACGAATCTCATTATAGCTGCGGGAGCCGGCCTGACGATGACACTGATTGCACTGGCGGCGATGGGCAGCAGCCCGTTTGCGCCGGTCGCGGATTTTTTCCTCAAAGAAAGCTATTCCCTGGCTGGCGGCAAAAATGTAGTAAATGTCATTCTGGTAGATTTCAGGGGCTTCGATACGCTGTTTGAAATCATGGTTCTCGGCATAGCGTCCCTTGGCATTTATGCTCTGGTTCATCTGAGAATCGAGCCAGGGACAGTCCGACCAGCGGCGAAGAATAAACCGGCTGCCTATCTGTTTCCGCTGCGCAGCAATGATGTGATTCTGCGGACGATGTCCAAAATGATTGTAGTGATCATCCTTACCTTCTCGCTGTATTTGTTTTTTGCCGGACATAATCATCCCGGTGGAGGTTTTATCGGCGCTTTGATGACATCTTCCGGACTGATTCTGATGGCGATTTCGCTGGGCATGGATACGGTCCGCAAATTTCTCCCGGTCAATTACCGCATCCTCACGGCTGTGGGGCTGCTGACCGCAATTCTGACAGCGGCAGGCTCTTTTGCTTTTGGCGCACCGTTTCTGAGCCATTCCTTCGGGCATTTTGATCTGCCGCTGCTTGGAGATACGGAGCTTGCGACAGCGGTTCTCTTCGATCTGGGAGTATATCTGGCAGTCATCGGCGTGACCATGAACATTATTTTTAGCATAGGAGGGGATGAGTGA